The Alnus glutinosa chromosome 10, dhAlnGlut1.1, whole genome shotgun sequence DNA window tataattttttttaccacgTCCACGTCCACGACCACGGTTTCCTTTATTACCATGAAATGAGGTTCCATTTGCTTCAGGAAATGGTGTAGAACCCTTTCGACGAGATTGGTGATTTTTTATCAATAGCTCGTTGTTTTGCTCAACTactagaagacaagatattagttCAGAATATCTTGTGAAATTATGCTCTCAATATTGCTGCTACAGGAGCACATTCGAGGCTTGAAATATGGTATATGTTTTTTCTAACATATCCACATCAGTGACTTTTTCTCCACATAATTTTAATtggggataattgcaccgttggtccctgtggtatgccataattatttttcactccctatggtttaaaaagttcatggaaggcCCTTAttgtaagcaataattacaaatcgatccctggcgtcaaattccgttaaaatttttgacagattttgttaaatgccacgtcagatCAATAAGaatgcgacacgtgtccattttaataaaaaaaaattatttaaaaaaataaatatacttatttttttaaaaaagtggccattgggccaccccttgttggtccaggggtggcccgaaggccacccccaggccaaccAGGGGTgacccgatggccacccccagccactgggggtggccacgcgccacccccggccacctttaggggtggccgcggcctccccagtggccgggggtggccatcgggccacccttggTTGGTCCAGGGGTGGttggcttttttattttttatttctttttttttttttgtttttgtttttttttaaaaaaaagtatatttatttattttttaataatttttttttattaagatggacacgtgtcgcattCTTATTAGTCTGACGTAGCGTTGAtgtgacatttaacagaatttgacgtcagtgatcgatttgtaattattgcttaccataaagacctcccatgaactttttaaaccatatggagtgaaaaataattatggcataccacagggaccaacggtgcaattatcccttttaatTGTGAGCTAATTTTAAAGAATGTAGAGTTATAGTCACTGACACTCTTAAAATCTTGCAACCTCAGGTGTATCCAATCATAACAAGCTTTTGGGAGGATAACTGTCTTTTAGTTCTCGTATCTCTCCCTTAAATTATTCCACAAGGTTAAGGGATCCTTTACCATAAGatactcaatttttaatttttcatgcaGATGATGACGAAGAAAAATCATTGCTTTAGTGCGATTCTGCTGGGATGCTTGATTATCTTAATAGTATTTCCAAGATTCATAACTTCAAGATGGATCTCGGCATCAAGGATCTAAGATAAGTAATTGTTGCCAGAAATATCAAGAGCGGCAAACTCAAGTTTTGTAAGATTTGACATTATCTatgacaaaaatatatcaagaattaaataaataaacattatttaaaattaagcGATATTATacgcaaataaaaaaaattcaaatttaaactaTAAATCATCATATTCATAGCATTAGAATAATAACGTTTTAGTTCACATTAATCTCATATGGATCATAAGATTTAtatgttataatatgattcttaaaacaataaaaatttataagcatatgttagaatgttaattaacaaaatagataaataagattactaaatcttaaaTAGTCTTACAATGAATTGAGAATATTCCACAAatagcttttgatgttgaagtTCAACAAAACACAACAATTGACTAGAGCTTCGTGCTGATAACatgttgtaaaatcaaagaaaataacaaggcaagataaagagattacaatatgtgaaactagttcttcaggaactatgtatgattcttttctattattgtGTAATTTACAAATTACTCAATACTCCattttatagacatagaatcataGTGGGAGATTAATGAATATAAAAGAataggacatgaattaaaaggctacatcagATGATCCCAAATGTCATAGCTAATAACTTACATTAGTTAAGTTAACATgtcaatttatgtttttatgctCTTTGTGATGACCTCAAGCAATATCGGTGACGACACTAAAGTTGTTGCTAAGAGTTGTTCGTAATTTtttgggataacttcacaaaagggtacccaactataccgctttttcacttaagggtaccaatgtagcaaaacgttcaatcgagtgtatgaagttatcaaaaccgttcaatgtagggtattccgtcaccctccgttctaaatcgatgacggaggCCAAAACACGTGCGTTTCACGTGATATTTTAGCCTCGAACTACCACTTTTGCCCCTCATCTAAACGATCAAAAAGACCCGTTATACTCGAACTCAAAACACACTCTTCTTCCCTCCCAACGCAACACAGCAGCCGAACTGGATAGATCGGGCTCTCAAACATTTTCGTCCAACAACATCGTGAAAAGGTGGGTTTTTATTATTAGCCATTATCCTCCTAAACTTCACTCCTATTTTCGTTCATGAAGGAGACGGGTTTTTATTCTTGGCCATTTGTGCAGTTACGGCGCCGGGGTGAAATGGAGCCTATGTCTGACAGTGAGTCGACAGAGTCCAGATCAAACGGTCCAGTATGCAAATGTGGAAAGACATCATCATCTTGGACGTCGTTCACCCTAAGTAATTTTGGTAGGAGGTTTTTTTCAACTACAAGGTAAGAGATTTTCcccaaagtttttccttttggttttccccaaagtttttccttttgattttccccaaagtttttccttttgattttctccaaattttttcctttagagTTCTATCTCTGAGTTACCGTGAAATgggttgatttgattttatttccgaTTATTCAGAAACCAGAGGTGAGATGTGATTATTTTAAATGGTGTGATCCTGAAATCTGTGTCTACGGTCAGAGAGTTGTGTCGAGATTGAGAGATTGGCACGAGAATCTGAAGGCACTGAAGGCCGAACATGAACTGAGTCGAATAAATAGGTTGGATGAAGTTGGAAAATACAAGAATGAAGTTGAGAAATGCAGAGCTGAAGTTGAGAAATGCAGGGCTGAAGTTGAGAAATACAAGTTCAAACTACAGAGACAAAAGGATAAGTCTCGATCAGTAGAGAGGAAGTACCAAATTGCATTGGTCTGTTTCATGGGTGATGTTGATGTTGTTGTTGGTATATCCTTCATACAGCAGAGAGTTTCTTCCATTAAGAATGATGTTGCAGTGAAACAATTGATCAATTGTACGATGATCAATTGATCAATTTTATTGTTGATCAGATGCTAATGTTGTAGTTGTAGTATTTTGTAATGCTCTGAACATTTTGTAGTGCAAGATTCTGTAATGTTATTGTTAATATTTATGTTGTTGACATTGTATGGTGCTTGGTATGGTAATTCATTATGCACAATTCAATTATGAGCAATGGTTGCAAGTGGGCAGCAAATGGGCATAAGCAAATATGGTACCAAATTTTGTAGCATCTTTGGCCACAactttggtaccaaatttgaccACAATCCTCATATGCTTGAGCATTAACATTATGcacttctcttttccttttgtaccAAATTTTGGTACCAAATCTGCAAAGGGGCAGTAAATAGGTACCAAACTTTGttgcaaatttggtaccaaatttacaaaatagACAGTAAATCCACCACAATGATACCCTGCACAAATCCACTTGATACCATAACCTGCCTAATCAATTTACAACAATGGTTGCAAGTGGGCAACAtaaccaaatttggtaccaagttATGCAGtaaatacttggtaccaaattttgtttcaaactTTACCACAATCCTGCACAACCAAATACTTCCATACCATAATTTGCATAACCAAttactttaacataaatcatcacactttaactttccataaatcatcacactttaacttcattattgataataaaccatgttcatcacactttaacataacataactaGCAAACTTGTTCATCAAactttaacataacataacataacataactatCATCACATTTTAACATATGTCAACATAATAATAAACCATGTTCAGACTctccacatctttttcttccctttgtcattcttctttgcaacTCCTTGTATTTCTGGTTGAGGAATGACAGTGGATGCAGCAACCAAATTGTGCATGTCGAAATCAGGGGGAGCAACTCTAAAAGTGATACCAGTTGCACTTCTGGGAGGACCCCATGAGCATGCTGGTCCACCCCCTGGAACTTTCGGTGGTCCAGCAGGGTTTCCAGTGAGATCGACAAGGAGTTTTCCTTTGCTCTTGTGCATTCCTGTTTGTAAAACAGAAGTTCTCAACCTGCCAGATATTCTTGTCCTGGTGGCCAACCCGAGATTGCTCTTTTGCCCCCTACCTTGTGCAGTAGCAATGCCTTCACCCTGACTGCTTGCACCCCTTCCTCTTGTGCTCCTTTGACCTCGACCTTGTGCAGTAGTTGTACTGCTTTCACCCCTTCCTCTTGTCGTATTTTGTCCTCTACCTTGTGCAGTTGCAATGCCTTCACcctgaccttgtccttcccctTCACTGCTTGCACCCCTTTCCTCTTGTGCTCCTTTGACCTTGACTTTGTGTAGATGCACTGCTTGCACCCCTTCCCTGACCTTGTCCAGACGCACTGCTTGAACcatcttctcttctcctcttttgCCCCTACTTCCTATTGGGTGAGTAGGATTACCAACACATGGGGCGCTGGATGTGGCACTGGATGGGGCACTTGGCATTGATGCAGTAGATTGGGCCACAGATAGGGCACTGGAAGAACCAtccaactacaaacaaaatcaaataaactagTTAGTAAACAACATTGAATAACATACAAGTTTGCAATCATAAATATAACACAGGAAACACTTACCCTGTCAAGATTGCAGTCAAGATCTGCTGCATGTTTTCTATAGAAATTCCGCCTACGTTCTTGTCTTTCATCATGTCGCATCCTCGCAGTGCATGTTCTAGTATTGTGACCATATTTTTTGCACATCCTACATTGGTTCTTCGTAGCACCCTTTCTAACTGTGTAGGGATTTAAGGTCTCATCAGCCCCTCTGTTCCTCAGTTTTTTAGGTCTTCCCGAAGATGCCCTTGCCTTAGGTGGTTCAATGATGGGTTGATTTGTCCTAACCCACTGCTCCTTACTAGGTACAGGGTAGATGATGGGTGTGTATGCCTTTAGGTACATCTCCTTGCCAAAGTATGGGCTCAGATAATCCTCAGGGTTGCCTCCACCATGCCATATTGATGAGATGGCATGAGCACATGGGATACCAGAAACATCCCACTTTCTGCACCCACATGTCTTGGCAGGTAAATTCACAGCATACCTTCTACCCCTGCACTCGACCTCAAATAAACCATCACCAGCAAATGTTGGTGTACAATGTCCAGCCTCATCTTCTTCTATCTCCAACTTCTCCTTAATTTTTGGCCCAACATTGCCTTCCATCGCAgctataatttcttttttccgcTGGTACCTTTTCATCAAACTTGTCCTAATGCCTTCCAACATTACCAGTATGGTCTTATCTCTGAACTTGGTGATCCAAGAATTGAAGCACTCGGCCAAATTGTTGTGTAAGAGGTCACACTTTGCATATGTGTTGAACCATCCCCTACACCAAGTTGCAGGGTCAACCTTCGAAAGGTACTCATAGGCTGGCAGATTAAGGCCCTTAAGCTCTTCCATTACAGCATAGAACTCATTCTGTGTGTAAGATGCAGCAGCTCTCCACAGCAAGTCCTTTAGTAACACCCCCCGGTGACCGTCGTTCCAAAAATTGGCGTACAAGTGCCGCACACATATCCGATGCTCAGCGTTAGGGCACACCTCCATAAGACTTGGTACAAGACCCTACACACATGAAAAGCAAGTCAAACACATAGAAAAATACCACATAATCTGGAATGAAATGTCCAGCATAAAAAGCATAAGTGGAAAGATACCTGTTGTCTATCTGAAATAAAAGTCCATCTACGTACACCACTGGGGCGAAGATCAGCCAATAGTGCCTCAAGAAACCATGACCAGCTACCCTTGGTCTCTGCCTCTACAACTGCCATGGATATTGGATACATGTTATTATTGGCATCCCTTCCAATAGCTGCCATTAACTGCCCCTTGTAAACCCCCTTCAAGAAACACGCATCAAGGCCTATCACAGGCCTACACCCATCCTTGAAGCCATTTTTCATTGCTGCCAAGGATATGTACATCCTTTGGAATCTACATGGCATTTCGAGCATAGGTCTCTCAACCatcaaaataacacaactccCCACATTTGTGCTTCTGATTGTCGCGCAATAGTCCCATAGACGATGGTACTGCTCACCCAACTTCCTATAAATCACCTCT harbors:
- the LOC133879054 gene encoding uncharacterized protein LOC133879054 yields the protein MFNECLMFEVHHGGRFNRENGVAYVGGDVTNYPDLYDKDELSFFEVETVVKCYGYSPGDLIYYRIPNKSLDEGLRLLSSDHDVIEMVGHHNGHGVAELYVVGFILYDVPVDLPGGEENVDEEYEEEYERNTVYRRDPFWNEVLRASVEGEDVGVDQEFVGEPSHVVEEDLEAEVAVALAAAEDEFAQGVGKGKGVVEGENEPVSDVSRSGILITPDNTSGDDEPDSSKRPCVTKRVPFSKSDFEKPTLQKGNTFDSMYDFRKAIKQANILKGKDLVYQKNSKSKVIAVCREKNCKYRVYGRQLKGEATFMLISLRPKHTCARKYKNHLITSKWIAEWCLDSFRDQPNMPVEVLKKKVKKKWNVEIHPSTLYRARKRAQEVIYRKLGEQYHRLWDYCATIRSTNVGSCVILMVERPMLEMPCRFQRMYISLAAMKNGFKDGCRPVIGLDACFLKGVYKGQLMAAIGRDANNNMYPISMAVVEAETKGSWSWFLEALLADLRPSGVRRWTFISDRQQGLVPSLMEVCPNAEHRICVRHLYANFWNDGHRGVLLKDLLWRAAASYTQNEFYAVMEELKGLNLPAYEYLSKVDPATWCRGWFNTYAKCDLLHNNLAECFNSWITKFRDKTILVMLEGIRTSLMKRYQRKKEIIAAMEGNVGPKIKEKLEIEEDEAGHCTPTFAGDGLFEVECRGRRYAVNLPAKTCGCRKWDVSGIPCAHAISSIWHGGGNPEDYLSPYFGKEMYLKAYTPIIYPVPSKEQWVRTNQPIIEPPKARASSGRPKKLRNRGADETLNPYTVRKGATKNQCRMCKKYGHNTRTCTARMRHDERQERRRNFYRKHAADLDCNLDRCPICGPIYCINAKCPIQCHIQRPMCW